The Pseudophaeobacter arcticus DSM 23566 genome includes a region encoding these proteins:
- a CDS encoding class I SAM-dependent methyltransferase codes for MGQRAHHWNRLYETSDTEQVSWFQSDPAPSLRAIALCGSRSLSVIDIGGGASRLAGALLDQRRHDVTVLDISKRALALARVRLGEEGRRVAWIAKDITRWQPHRQWDIWHDRAVFHFLTEDQDRQAYMQALHQAVPKGGHVILASFAPEGPETCSGLPVRRYTPEGLQAELGEGYDLMHSWAETHATPAGNMQAFTWCVFQKL; via the coding sequence ATGGGGCAACGGGCGCATCATTGGAACCGGCTCTATGAGACCAGTGATACAGAACAGGTGAGCTGGTTTCAGAGTGATCCGGCCCCCTCTCTGCGCGCGATTGCGCTCTGTGGGTCCCGGTCTCTGTCCGTCATTGATATCGGGGGCGGTGCCTCCCGTCTGGCCGGCGCACTGCTGGACCAGCGCCGCCATGATGTGACGGTTCTGGATATTTCTAAACGCGCCCTGGCATTGGCGCGCGTCAGACTGGGCGAGGAGGGGCGCAGAGTGGCCTGGATTGCCAAGGATATCACCCGGTGGCAGCCCCACCGGCAGTGGGACATCTGGCACGACCGGGCGGTGTTTCACTTTCTGACGGAGGATCAGGATCGTCAGGCCTATATGCAGGCCCTGCACCAAGCGGTGCCAAAGGGAGGTCATGTCATTCTCGCCAGCTTTGCGCCCGAGGGTCCCGAGACCTGCAGCGGATTGCCAGTGCGGCGCTATACGCCGGAGGGGCTGCAGGCGGAGCTGGGGGAGGGCTATGATCTGATGCACAGCTGGGCTGAGACCCATGCTACCCCGGCGGGGAATATGCAGGCCTTTACCTGGTGTGTGTTCCAAAAACTTTGA
- a CDS encoding tyrosine recombinase XerC — translation MSPPEAQMLISPACRDALQLWLQGLRALDGAAANTISAYQGDLSSFLAFMTRHNGAPQGLGALARITTSDMRSWMAQERNSGAGARSLARKLSAVKSFYRWLAEREGFEPTAVLAARAPKFQKKLPRPLDKDAARAVIETVELQSGTDWIAARDVAVVTLLYGCGLRISEALSLTGKAAPLPASLRILGKGGKERLVPVIEAAREAVQRYLDLSPYPKESDGPLFRGLRGGALNPRQIQGAMAQARAQLGLPASATPHALRHSFATHLLEAGGDLRAIQELLGHASLSTTQTYTAVDTAHLMAIYNRSHPKA, via the coding sequence ATGAGTCCCCCTGAGGCACAGATGCTGATTTCTCCGGCCTGCCGCGATGCGCTGCAACTCTGGTTGCAGGGGTTGCGCGCCCTGGACGGGGCCGCAGCCAATACCATCAGCGCCTATCAGGGCGACCTCAGCAGTTTTCTGGCCTTTATGACCCGTCATAACGGCGCCCCGCAGGGGCTTGGCGCGCTGGCGCGGATCACCACCTCTGACATGCGGTCCTGGATGGCCCAGGAGCGCAACTCCGGCGCTGGCGCCCGCTCGCTGGCGCGCAAGCTCTCTGCGGTCAAAAGCTTTTACCGCTGGCTGGCAGAGCGTGAAGGGTTTGAGCCCACCGCTGTTTTGGCAGCGCGGGCGCCAAAGTTTCAAAAAAAGCTGCCCCGCCCGCTGGACAAGGATGCCGCCCGCGCGGTCATCGAGACCGTCGAGCTGCAATCCGGCACCGATTGGATCGCGGCGCGAGATGTCGCCGTGGTGACGCTGCTATACGGCTGTGGCCTGCGGATTTCCGAGGCCCTGTCCCTGACAGGCAAAGCCGCGCCCCTGCCCGCCAGTCTGCGCATTCTGGGCAAGGGCGGCAAAGAACGGCTGGTGCCGGTGATAGAGGCCGCGCGCGAAGCCGTGCAGCGGTACCTCGACCTGTCGCCCTACCCCAAAGAATCCGACGGACCGCTGTTTCGCGGCCTGCGTGGTGGCGCGTTGAACCCACGCCAGATCCAGGGTGCCATGGCCCAGGCGCGGGCGCAGCTGGGGCTGCCTGCCAGTGCCACCCCCCATGCCTTGCGCCACAGCTTTGCCACCCACCTGCTGGAGGCGGGCGGCGATCTGCGGGCCATCCAGGAACTGCTGGGCCATGCCTCGCTGTCGACAACCCAGACCTATACCGCTGTGGATACAGCCCATCTGATGGCCATCTACAACCGCAGCCACCCCAAGGCCTGA